A window of the Citrus sinensis cultivar Valencia sweet orange chromosome 9, DVS_A1.0, whole genome shotgun sequence genome harbors these coding sequences:
- the LOC127900056 gene encoding zinc finger BED domain-containing protein DAYSLEEPER-like isoform X7, which produces MEPDPNNTNSTNIEAFLHGHQVNYEELEQDVDNDVPKKQRKRRRTSKAWVFAAYVTLREYSENGDEYMKDMGKRKLEKFLKYWSDFCTILTIAVILDPRYKLQFVEWAYKKVYGENSKELKNIREKLLSLFDEYMLISNQSTNTSSMQGSVSHSNENDDRKGRGKLDSCLEEFDNFESMESSCTQKTQLELYLSEPRADRSSHLDILNFWKDNQVRYPELASMARDVLTIPISTVAFESTFSVCGRVLDQFRSSLKPETVESIVCSRDWIFGQEVNAMVSMDELTIDILEHNN; this is translated from the exons ATGGAACCGGAtccaaataatactaattcaACTAATATTGAAGCCTTTTTACATGGACATCAAGTGAATTACGAGGAATTAGAGCAAGATGTTGACAATGATGTTCCAAAGAAACAACGCAAGAGGAGAAGAACATCTAAAGCATGGG taTTTGCAGCTTATGTAACTTTGAGGGAATATTCAGAAAATGGAGATGAGTATATGAAAGACATGGGGAAGAGGAAGCTTGAAAAATTCTTGAAGTATTGGTCTGACTTTTGTACAATTTTGACAATAGCTGTTATTTTGGATCCTCGTTACAAGTTACAATTTGTTGAATGGGCATACAAAAAGGTTTATGGTGAAAATTCcaaagagttaaaaaatattagagagaAGTTGCTTTCATTGTTTGATGAATATATGCTCATTTCGAACCAGTCTACCAATACATCTTCCATGCAAGGTTCTGTTTCTCACTCAAATGAGAATGATGACAGAAAAGGCAGAGGAAAATTGGATTCATGTCTTGAg gaatttgataattttgagaGCATGGAATCTAGTTGTACCCAAAAAACTCAGTTGGAGCTTTATTTGAGTGAACCGCGAGCTGATAGGAGCAGTCACTTggacattttaaatttttggaaaGACAACCAAGTTCGTTATCCTGAGCTCGCTTCTATGGCTCGTGATGTCTTAACCATTCCAATATCAACAGTTGCATTTGAATCAACCTTTAGCGTATGTGGTCGTGTTCTTGATCAATTTCGAAGTTCACTTAAGCCTGAAACAGTGGAATCAATAGTTTGCAGTAGAGATTGGATTTTTGGACAAGAag TAAATGCAATGGTTTCTATGGATGAGCTAACCATTGATATACTCGAGCACAACAATTAA
- the LOC127900056 gene encoding zinc finger BED domain-containing protein DAYSLEEPER-like isoform X4 — protein MVSNMEPDPNNTNSTNIEAFLHGHQVNYEELEQDVDNDVPKKQRKRRRTSKAWVFAAYVTLREYSENGDEYMKDMGKRKLEKFLKYWSDFCTILTIAVILDPRYKLQFVEWAYKKVYGENSKELKNIREKLLSLFDEYMLISNQSTNTSSMQGSVSHSNENDDRKGRGKLDSCLEEFDNFESMESSCTQKTQLELYLSEPRADRSSHLDILNFWKDNQVRYPELASMARDVLTIPISTVAFESTFSVCGRVLDQFRSSLKPETVESIVCSRDWIFGQEVNAMVSMDELTIDILEHNN, from the exons ATGGTTAG TAACATGGAACCGGAtccaaataatactaattcaACTAATATTGAAGCCTTTTTACATGGACATCAAGTGAATTACGAGGAATTAGAGCAAGATGTTGACAATGATGTTCCAAAGAAACAACGCAAGAGGAGAAGAACATCTAAAGCATGGG taTTTGCAGCTTATGTAACTTTGAGGGAATATTCAGAAAATGGAGATGAGTATATGAAAGACATGGGGAAGAGGAAGCTTGAAAAATTCTTGAAGTATTGGTCTGACTTTTGTACAATTTTGACAATAGCTGTTATTTTGGATCCTCGTTACAAGTTACAATTTGTTGAATGGGCATACAAAAAGGTTTATGGTGAAAATTCcaaagagttaaaaaatattagagagaAGTTGCTTTCATTGTTTGATGAATATATGCTCATTTCGAACCAGTCTACCAATACATCTTCCATGCAAGGTTCTGTTTCTCACTCAAATGAGAATGATGACAGAAAAGGCAGAGGAAAATTGGATTCATGTCTTGAg gaatttgataattttgagaGCATGGAATCTAGTTGTACCCAAAAAACTCAGTTGGAGCTTTATTTGAGTGAACCGCGAGCTGATAGGAGCAGTCACTTggacattttaaatttttggaaaGACAACCAAGTTCGTTATCCTGAGCTCGCTTCTATGGCTCGTGATGTCTTAACCATTCCAATATCAACAGTTGCATTTGAATCAACCTTTAGCGTATGTGGTCGTGTTCTTGATCAATTTCGAAGTTCACTTAAGCCTGAAACAGTGGAATCAATAGTTTGCAGTAGAGATTGGATTTTTGGACAAGAag TAAATGCAATGGTTTCTATGGATGAGCTAACCATTGATATACTCGAGCACAACAATTAA
- the LOC127900056 gene encoding zinc finger BED domain-containing protein DAYSLEEPER-like isoform X6, with the protein MVSSNMEPDPNNTNSTNIEAFLHGHQVNYEELEQDVDNDVPKKQRKRRRTSKAWAYVTLREYSENGDEYMKDMGKRKLEKFLKYWSDFCTILTIAVILDPRYKLQFVEWAYKKVYGENSKELKNIREKLLSLFDEYMLISNQSTNTSSMQGSVSHSNENDDRKGRGKLDSCLEEFDNFESMESSCTQKTQLELYLSEPRADRSSHLDILNFWKDNQVRYPELASMARDVLTIPISTVAFESTFSVCGRVLDQFRSSLKPETVESIVCSRDWIFGQEVNAMVSMDELTIDILEHNN; encoded by the exons ATGGTTAG CAGTAACATGGAACCGGAtccaaataatactaattcaACTAATATTGAAGCCTTTTTACATGGACATCAAGTGAATTACGAGGAATTAGAGCAAGATGTTGACAATGATGTTCCAAAGAAACAACGCAAGAGGAGAAGAACATCTAAAGCATGGG CTTATGTAACTTTGAGGGAATATTCAGAAAATGGAGATGAGTATATGAAAGACATGGGGAAGAGGAAGCTTGAAAAATTCTTGAAGTATTGGTCTGACTTTTGTACAATTTTGACAATAGCTGTTATTTTGGATCCTCGTTACAAGTTACAATTTGTTGAATGGGCATACAAAAAGGTTTATGGTGAAAATTCcaaagagttaaaaaatattagagagaAGTTGCTTTCATTGTTTGATGAATATATGCTCATTTCGAACCAGTCTACCAATACATCTTCCATGCAAGGTTCTGTTTCTCACTCAAATGAGAATGATGACAGAAAAGGCAGAGGAAAATTGGATTCATGTCTTGAg gaatttgataattttgagaGCATGGAATCTAGTTGTACCCAAAAAACTCAGTTGGAGCTTTATTTGAGTGAACCGCGAGCTGATAGGAGCAGTCACTTggacattttaaatttttggaaaGACAACCAAGTTCGTTATCCTGAGCTCGCTTCTATGGCTCGTGATGTCTTAACCATTCCAATATCAACAGTTGCATTTGAATCAACCTTTAGCGTATGTGGTCGTGTTCTTGATCAATTTCGAAGTTCACTTAAGCCTGAAACAGTGGAATCAATAGTTTGCAGTAGAGATTGGATTTTTGGACAAGAag TAAATGCAATGGTTTCTATGGATGAGCTAACCATTGATATACTCGAGCACAACAATTAA
- the LOC127900056 gene encoding zinc finger BED domain-containing protein DAYSLEEPER-like isoform X2, which translates to MVSSNMEPDPNNTNSTNIEAFLHGHQVNYEELEQDVDNDVPKKQRKRRRTSKAWVFAAYVTLREYSENGDEYMKDMGKRKLEKFLKYWSDFCTILTIAVILDPRYKLQFVEWAYKKVYGENSKELKNIREKLLSLFDEYMLISNQSTNTSSMQGSVSHSNENDDRKGRGKLDSCLEEFDNFESMESSCTQKTQLELYLSEPRADRSSHLDILNFWKDNQVRYPELASMARDVLTIPISTVAFESTFSVCGRVLDQFRSSLKPETVESIVCSRDWIFGQEVNAMVSMDELTIDILEHNN; encoded by the exons ATGGTTAG CAGTAACATGGAACCGGAtccaaataatactaattcaACTAATATTGAAGCCTTTTTACATGGACATCAAGTGAATTACGAGGAATTAGAGCAAGATGTTGACAATGATGTTCCAAAGAAACAACGCAAGAGGAGAAGAACATCTAAAGCATGGG taTTTGCAGCTTATGTAACTTTGAGGGAATATTCAGAAAATGGAGATGAGTATATGAAAGACATGGGGAAGAGGAAGCTTGAAAAATTCTTGAAGTATTGGTCTGACTTTTGTACAATTTTGACAATAGCTGTTATTTTGGATCCTCGTTACAAGTTACAATTTGTTGAATGGGCATACAAAAAGGTTTATGGTGAAAATTCcaaagagttaaaaaatattagagagaAGTTGCTTTCATTGTTTGATGAATATATGCTCATTTCGAACCAGTCTACCAATACATCTTCCATGCAAGGTTCTGTTTCTCACTCAAATGAGAATGATGACAGAAAAGGCAGAGGAAAATTGGATTCATGTCTTGAg gaatttgataattttgagaGCATGGAATCTAGTTGTACCCAAAAAACTCAGTTGGAGCTTTATTTGAGTGAACCGCGAGCTGATAGGAGCAGTCACTTggacattttaaatttttggaaaGACAACCAAGTTCGTTATCCTGAGCTCGCTTCTATGGCTCGTGATGTCTTAACCATTCCAATATCAACAGTTGCATTTGAATCAACCTTTAGCGTATGTGGTCGTGTTCTTGATCAATTTCGAAGTTCACTTAAGCCTGAAACAGTGGAATCAATAGTTTGCAGTAGAGATTGGATTTTTGGACAAGAag TAAATGCAATGGTTTCTATGGATGAGCTAACCATTGATATACTCGAGCACAACAATTAA
- the LOC127900056 gene encoding zinc finger BED domain-containing protein RICESLEEPER 1-like isoform X1: MLDCALYYKSAFSHLALSDSNYKYCPSEDEWNKLERINNFLVLFYEITCIFSGSKYPTSNFYFPKVFAAYVTLREYSENGDEYMKDMGKRKLEKFLKYWSDFCTILTIAVILDPRYKLQFVEWAYKKVYGENSKELKNIREKLLSLFDEYMLISNQSTNTSSMQGSVSHSNENDDRKGRGKLDSCLEEFDNFESMESSCTQKTQLELYLSEPRADRSSHLDILNFWKDNQVRYPELASMARDVLTIPISTVAFESTFSVCGRVLDQFRSSLKPETVESIVCSRDWIFGQEVNAMVSMDELTIDILEHNN, translated from the exons ATGCTGGATTGTGCACTTTACTACAAAAGTGCTTTTTCTCACTTGGCTTTAAGTGATTCTAATTATAAGTACTGCCCTTCAGAAGATGAGTGGAACAAATTGgagagaattaataattttttggtacTTTTTTATGAGATTACTTGCATATTTTCTGGATCAAAGTACCCcacttcaaatttttattttccaaaagtaTTTGCAGCTTATGTAACTTTGAGGGAATATTCAGAAAATGGAGATGAGTATATGAAAGACATGGGGAAGAGGAAGCTTGAAAAATTCTTGAAGTATTGGTCTGACTTTTGTACAATTTTGACAATAGCTGTTATTTTGGATCCTCGTTACAAGTTACAATTTGTTGAATGGGCATACAAAAAGGTTTATGGTGAAAATTCcaaagagttaaaaaatattagagagaAGTTGCTTTCATTGTTTGATGAATATATGCTCATTTCGAACCAGTCTACCAATACATCTTCCATGCAAGGTTCTGTTTCTCACTCAAATGAGAATGATGACAGAAAAGGCAGAGGAAAATTGGATTCATGTCTTGAg gaatttgataattttgagaGCATGGAATCTAGTTGTACCCAAAAAACTCAGTTGGAGCTTTATTTGAGTGAACCGCGAGCTGATAGGAGCAGTCACTTggacattttaaatttttggaaaGACAACCAAGTTCGTTATCCTGAGCTCGCTTCTATGGCTCGTGATGTCTTAACCATTCCAATATCAACAGTTGCATTTGAATCAACCTTTAGCGTATGTGGTCGTGTTCTTGATCAATTTCGAAGTTCACTTAAGCCTGAAACAGTGGAATCAATAGTTTGCAGTAGAGATTGGATTTTTGGACAAGAag TAAATGCAATGGTTTCTATGGATGAGCTAACCATTGATATACTCGAGCACAACAATTAA
- the LOC102622117 gene encoding putative elongation factor TypA-like SVR3, chloroplastic, with protein sequence MDMAVSFYNNSSFSLLKPRTPHPSSYSSTLLAKQHFGYNLSSSPITTTSLKFRHCNTATQRHRRIQCSVSPPAETAAEKKSRLMRRSDIRNIAIIAHVDHGKTTLVDAMLKQAKVFRDNQTVKERIMDSNDLERERGITILSKNTSITYNDTKINIIDTPGHSDFGGEVERILNMVEGVLLVVDSVEGPMPQTRFVLKKALEFGHAVVVVVNKIDRPSARPDYVINSTFELFIELNATDEQCDFQAIYASGIQGKAGLSPDNLADDLGPLFESIMRCIPGPRIEKDGALQMLATNLEYDEHKGRIAIGRLHAGVLRKGMEVRVCTSEDSCRYARISELFVYEKFSRVSAEIVAAGDICAVCGIDDIQIGETIADKVSGKPLPSIKVEEPTVKMSFSINTSPFVGREGKYVTSRNLRDRLYRELERNLAMRVEDGETADTFIVSGRGTLHITILIENMRREGYEFMVGPPKVINKKVNEKLLEPYEIATVEVPEEHMGPVVELLGKRRGQMFDMQGVGSEGTTFLKYKIPTRGLLGLRNAILTASRGTAILNTIFDGYGPWAGDISTRDQGSLVAFEDGTTTSYALSSSQERGQMFLGPGVDVYKGQIVGIHQRPGDLSLNVCKKKAATNIRSNKEQTVVLDTPLDYSLDDCIEYIQEDELVEVTPLSIRMCKNPKFVKRGR encoded by the exons ATGGATATGGCAGTTAGCTTCTATAACAACTCTTCCTTCTCTTTACTCAAACCTAGAACACCTCATCCTTCGTCTTATTCTTCTACTCTGTTAGCCAAACAACACTTCGGTTACAACTTATCCTCGTCTCCAATCACCACCACTTCTCTGAAATTTCGTCACTGTAACACCGCCACTCAACGTCACAGGCGAATCCAATGCTCCGTTTCTCCGCCCGCCGAAACTGCCGCCG AGAAGAAGAGCCGGTTAATGAGGAGAAGCGATATAAGGAATATTGCGATTATAGCTCACGTTGATCATGGAAAGACGACTTTGGTTGATGCGATGTTGAAACAAGCTAAG GTATTTCGTGATAACCAAACTGTGAAAGAAAGGATCATGGACTCAAATGATCTTGAGCGTGAAAGGGGGATTACGATACTCAGCAAAAATACATCTATCACTTACAATGACaccaaaattaatataatagaCACTCCAGGCCATTCAGACTTTGGTGGTGAAGTGGAACGCATCTTGAATATGGTGGAAGGGGTTCTTCTAGTG GTAGATTCGGTTGAGGGTCCAATGCCGCAGACAAGATTTGTTCTAAAGAAGGCTTTAGAATTTGGCCatgctgttgttgttgtcgTCAACAAGATTGATAGACCTTCAGCTCGCCCAGATTATGTCATCAATTCCACTTTTGAGctatttattgaattaaatgCAACAGATGAACAG TGTGATTTCCAAGCAATATATGCCAGTGGTATCCAAGGAAAGGCAGGGCTTTCTCCTGACAATTTGGCTGATGATCTTGGGCCACTTTTTGAGTCTATAATGAGATGCATACCTGGACCACGCATTGAGAAAGATGGTGCACTGCAAATGCTT gcTACAAACCTTGAATATGATGAACATAAAGGACGAATAGCTATTGGACGCTTGCATGCTGGGGTTCTGCGAAAAGGAATGGAAGTGCGG GTATGCACCTCAGAAGATTCATGTAGATATGCAAGAATTAGTGAGCTTTTTGTGTACGAAAAATTCAGTAGGGTTTCTGCTGAAATTGTGGCAGCTGGAGACATATGTGCTGTTTGTGGAATTGATGACATTCAG ATTGGGGAGACAATTGCAGATAAAGTATCTGGAAAACCACTGCCTTCTATTAAAGTGGAAGAACCAACTGTAAAAATGTCTTTCTCTATAAATACTTCGCCATTTGTTGGCCGTGAG GGAAAATACGTTACTAGCAGAAACTTACGAGATCGACTTTACCGTGAACTTGAGCGAAATTTGGCTATGAGAGTTGAAGACGGTGAAACGGCAGATACATTTATCGTTAGTGGGCGTGGTACTTTGCATATCACTATCCTGATAGAAAACAT GCGTAGAGAAGGATATGAATTTATGGTGGGACCTCCAAAAGTTATTAATAAGAAAGTGAATGAAAAATTGCTGGAACCATATGAG ATCGCCACTGTGGAGGTACCAGAAGAACATATGGGGCCTGTGGTTGAACTTCTTGGCAAAAGACGCGGGCAGATGTTTGATATGCAGGGAGTTGG GTCGGAAGGAACAACATTCCTTAAGTATAAAATTCCAACCCGTGGCCTTCTTGGATTACGAAATGCAATATTGACTGCTTCACGTGGCACAGCAATTCTCAATACAATTTTTGATGGTTATGGACCTTGGGCTGGTGATATTTCTACAAGGGATCAGGGTTCATTG GTTGCCTTTGAGGATGGAACGACTACTTCTTATGCTCTTTCTAGCTCACAGGAAAGGGGGCAGATGTTTCTTGGTCCCGGAGTGGATGTTTACAAAGGTCAAATAGTAGGCATCCATCAGCGGCCCGGTGATTTATCTCTTAATGTGTGCAAGAAAAAGGCAGCCACGAATATACGTTCCAACAAAGAACAGACAG TGGTCCTTGATACTCCTTTGGATTACAGTCTGGACGACTGCATAGAGTACATTCAAGAAGATGAACTAGTGGAGGTCACTCCCTTGAGCATCCGTATGTGCAAAAATCCAAAGTTTGTGAAAAGGGGGCGGTAA